A genome region from Gemmatimonadota bacterium includes the following:
- a CDS encoding carbohydrate ABC transporter permease, with protein sequence MEEKKQTGETRRTATWNLLIYPVLLGYLVIVVYPMAWLLYTSLKTDREIFLAPFTLPDWADLQWINFSRAWTVGHFGDYFLNSAVLTVLTVILSLLFAAMAAYALSRFRFFGARPLFFFFLAGLMVPLQLAIVPLFFQMKDLMLLNSRLGLLLVYIAFGMPFAIFILAGFFKSLPSGLHESALMDGAGELRAFWHIMLPLAKPALVTVGIFAFLGTWNEFFMAFMFLSGENAESLRTLPLGLANITIVSQYRSDWGMAFAGLVLMMLPTMLVYALLQRQVTRGITVGALKG encoded by the coding sequence ATGGAAGAGAAGAAACAGACGGGCGAAACGCGCCGGACAGCGACCTGGAATCTCCTCATCTATCCCGTGCTGCTCGGCTACCTGGTCATCGTGGTCTACCCGATGGCCTGGCTGCTGTACACGTCGCTCAAGACGGACCGGGAGATTTTCCTGGCGCCTTTCACACTGCCGGACTGGGCGGACCTGCAGTGGATCAACTTCTCACGGGCGTGGACGGTGGGGCATTTCGGAGACTACTTCCTGAACAGCGCGGTGCTGACGGTACTGACAGTAATCCTGTCGCTGCTCTTCGCGGCCATGGCGGCCTATGCCCTGTCGCGGTTCCGTTTCTTCGGCGCCCGGCCATTGTTCTTCTTCTTTCTGGCGGGTCTGATGGTGCCACTGCAGCTGGCCATCGTACCGCTGTTCTTTCAGATGAAGGACCTGATGCTGCTCAACTCCCGCCTGGGATTGCTCCTCGTCTACATCGCCTTCGGGATGCCCTTCGCCATCTTCATCCTGGCGGGCTTCTTCAAGTCGCTGCCGTCCGGACTCCACGAATCGGCGCTGATGGACGGCGCCGGCGAACTGCGGGCCTTCTGGCACATCATGCTGCCGCTGGCCAAGCCCGCCCTGGTCACCGTGGGCATCTTCGCCTTCCTCGGCACCTGGAACGAGTTCTTCATGGCCTTCATGTTCCTGTCGGGAGAAAACGCTGAAAGCCTGCGCACCCTTCCCCTCGGCCTGGCCAACATCACCATTGTGAGCCAGTACCGCAGCGACTGGGGCATGGCCTTCGCCGGCCTGGTGCTCATGATGCTGCCCACGATGCTGGTCTACGCCCTGCTCCAGCGCCAGGTGACCCGGGGGATCACGGTGGGTGCGCTGAAGGGGTGA
- a CDS encoding extracellular solute-binding protein produces the protein MTPFRFLLLAIVVSLPVVAAVAEARDQPPVRVEVPLFEGGQGLEFFLECARTYEQEHEGVQIDLYGDPRIHDKVRVRILERSFPEVTNARLNYWALIRNGDLLPLDEFLDQPNWEGDRTWRESFLPGTLDRYSHEGKTYSVPLMASAYAVWYNKNLFEEHGWQPATTWEEFFALCEEIRAAGMWPLAFQGRYPGYVQAVIDHAYYHLAGPDRYDDQKNLVPGSFDNPEFGEALSVAQRIALNYFQPGAMGMSHTESQLEFFLGHTAMIFCGSWLKSEMLGKIPEGFRLGSFNLPVAPTGKADPTAVYGGSGYYFVMKDSDNPLAGVEFLRFMTSRRMAGLFARMRDIPVSVAGVSEENLSEDMADLAAMLKDAAVTYGTPPGEGYPAMTQYWTDARFRVITGQTMPAVAAAELEAAAAVVRRQTIAPDEINIRHVWKPSLLIGLMALAVGYWSATTCKRYRDRRRAGTAHAAGLPFLRRTDRIIFIAPALLLYSVFVIIPSVKSFVWSLNEWDGLTDMRFTGLLNFGRLLFESDGFWIALNNNLFIMFVIPLFVIPISLFLAVCISRQIRGSKFFRIAFFFPNILGAVAATLLWMHLYNPQGGPINTALVGLGVILSAAGLESAGSWLQAMEGFAWLSQSNLYWALIPMSIWGACGFNMILFLAAMESIPQSLYEAADIDGASSWRQFWTITLPLIWEVLSISIVFMVIGGMKAFETIWLLTNQTPTTQVHVIGTLMVQDMFTEFKIGEATAIAVLLFIMVFFGTAATLRLMRRETVEF, from the coding sequence ATGACCCCGTTCCGCTTCCTCCTGCTCGCTATCGTCGTGTCGTTACCGGTCGTTGCGGCCGTTGCCGAAGCGCGGGACCAACCCCCCGTCCGCGTCGAAGTGCCCCTTTTCGAGGGCGGCCAGGGACTGGAGTTCTTCCTCGAATGCGCCCGCACCTACGAACAGGAGCATGAAGGCGTTCAGATCGACCTCTACGGAGATCCCCGCATCCACGACAAAGTGCGGGTGCGTATCCTGGAACGGTCTTTCCCCGAGGTCACCAATGCCCGGCTGAACTACTGGGCGCTCATCCGCAACGGCGATCTCCTTCCGCTGGACGAATTCCTCGATCAGCCCAACTGGGAGGGCGACCGCACCTGGCGCGAATCGTTCCTGCCCGGCACCCTGGATCGCTATTCCCATGAAGGCAAGACCTACAGCGTACCCTTGATGGCCTCGGCCTACGCCGTGTGGTACAATAAGAACCTCTTCGAGGAACACGGCTGGCAGCCCGCCACCACCTGGGAGGAGTTCTTCGCGCTTTGCGAAGAGATCAGGGCGGCGGGCATGTGGCCGCTCGCCTTTCAGGGCCGGTATCCGGGATACGTGCAGGCCGTAATCGACCACGCGTACTACCACCTCGCCGGGCCTGACCGGTACGACGACCAGAAGAACCTGGTGCCCGGCAGTTTCGACAATCCCGAATTCGGGGAAGCCCTGTCCGTCGCGCAGCGGATCGCATTGAACTACTTCCAGCCAGGCGCCATGGGCATGAGCCACACGGAATCCCAGCTCGAGTTCTTCCTGGGACACACGGCCATGATCTTCTGCGGTTCGTGGCTCAAGAGCGAGATGCTGGGCAAGATACCGGAGGGATTCCGCCTGGGGTCCTTCAACCTGCCGGTGGCGCCGACCGGCAAGGCGGATCCGACGGCCGTCTACGGCGGTTCCGGGTACTATTTCGTCATGAAGGATAGCGACAACCCGCTTGCCGGAGTCGAGTTCCTGCGGTTCATGACCTCCCGGCGCATGGCCGGTCTTTTCGCCCGGATGCGCGACATCCCCGTGTCCGTGGCCGGTGTATCCGAAGAGAACCTGTCGGAGGACATGGCCGACCTGGCCGCCATGCTGAAGGACGCGGCCGTCACCTACGGCACACCGCCTGGGGAAGGCTATCCGGCCATGACACAGTACTGGACCGATGCCCGGTTCAGGGTGATTACCGGTCAGACCATGCCCGCGGTGGCCGCGGCTGAGCTGGAAGCCGCCGCGGCCGTCGTACGGCGGCAGACCATCGCACCGGACGAGATCAACATCCGGCACGTGTGGAAGCCCAGTCTGCTGATCGGACTCATGGCCCTGGCCGTGGGCTACTGGTCGGCCACGACCTGCAAGCGCTACCGGGACCGCCGTCGCGCCGGAACCGCGCACGCAGCCGGCCTCCCGTTCCTCCGGAGGACCGACCGGATCATCTTCATCGCGCCCGCCCTGCTGCTGTACTCCGTGTTCGTCATTATCCCAAGCGTGAAATCCTTCGTCTGGAGCCTGAACGAATGGGACGGGCTGACCGACATGCGGTTCACGGGCCTGCTCAACTTCGGCCGCCTGCTCTTCGAAAGCGACGGGTTCTGGATCGCGCTGAACAACAACCTGTTCATCATGTTCGTCATCCCGCTGTTCGTCATCCCGATCTCCCTCTTCCTGGCCGTGTGCATCAGCCGGCAGATACGGGGATCGAAGTTCTTCCGCATCGCCTTCTTCTTCCCGAATATCCTGGGGGCCGTGGCCGCCACGCTCCTCTGGATGCACCTCTACAATCCCCAGGGCGGACCGATCAACACGGCGCTGGTGGGACTGGGCGTGATCCTGTCCGCCGCCGGTCTCGAAAGCGCGGGAAGCTGGCTGCAGGCCATGGAAGGATTCGCCTGGCTGTCGCAGTCCAACCTGTACTGGGCCCTGATCCCCATGTCCATCTGGGGCGCCTGCGGCTTCAACATGATCCTGTTCCTCGCCGCCATGGAGAGCATCCCCCAGAGCCTCTACGAAGCGGCGGACATCGACGGCGCCTCGTCATGGCGACAGTTCTGGACCATCACCCTGCCGCTGATCTGGGAGGTGCTGTCCATCTCCATCGTCTTCATGGTCATCGGGGGGATGAAGGCCTTCGAAACCATCTGGCTCCTCACCAACCAGACGCCCACCACGCAGGTGCACGTCATCGGCACGCTCATGGTGCAGGACATGTTCACCGAGTTCAAGATCGGCGAGGCCACGGCCATCGCGGTGCTGCTGTTCATCATGGTCTTCTTCGGCACGGCCGCCACGCTGAGGCTCATGCGAAGGGAAACGGTGGAATTCTGA
- a CDS encoding PLP-dependent aminotransferase family protein encodes MREINFGAGRPDPQSFPSDALAEAAAKVISSRGAELVNYPDGRGYQPLRAIASHRFERGTGRAVPLEEIVLTSGSMQALQLITDAFTSPGDTIVTESFTYGGSLSVFRSRQVCIEPAPIDDHGLVTDGLETVLKRLVDSGTPPKFIYTIPTHHNPTGSILPLERRERLLELARKFDTLVVDDHCYGDLVFQSDPVPPNLYHLDEDDRVVYVASFSKILGPGVRQGYFMAPEALQQRIMANKMDGGTNALASMIVAEYLGDHLWDHIRDVNKVMKARKDALVESLATHFSDLGEEVWWTDPPGGMFVWVRIPAATDTRKALQLAAGRGVYYSLGQSFSAGNEDIPYLRIAFGFPTIEDIREGVPILADCIKEAQGKDLAA; translated from the coding sequence ATGCGTGAGATCAATTTCGGCGCGGGAAGACCCGATCCGCAGTCTTTTCCCTCGGACGCGCTGGCAGAGGCTGCCGCGAAGGTCATTTCGAGCCGCGGCGCGGAACTGGTGAATTACCCGGACGGACGCGGTTATCAACCCTTGCGGGCCATCGCTTCACACCGATTCGAGCGCGGTACGGGACGGGCGGTGCCCTTGGAGGAGATCGTGCTGACGTCCGGATCCATGCAGGCACTCCAGCTGATTACGGACGCCTTCACGTCGCCGGGAGACACGATCGTCACGGAATCCTTCACCTACGGCGGATCGCTGAGCGTGTTCCGAAGCCGGCAGGTGTGCATCGAGCCGGCCCCGATAGACGACCACGGCCTGGTCACCGATGGACTGGAGACGGTGTTGAAACGGCTCGTCGACTCGGGTACGCCACCGAAGTTCATCTATACCATACCCACGCATCACAACCCCACGGGCTCCATCCTGCCGCTGGAACGGCGGGAACGCCTGCTCGAACTGGCCAGGAAGTTCGACACGCTGGTCGTGGACGACCACTGTTACGGAGATCTGGTGTTCCAGTCCGATCCGGTGCCGCCGAACCTGTACCACCTCGACGAAGACGACCGTGTCGTGTACGTCGCCTCTTTCTCCAAGATCCTCGGACCGGGCGTACGGCAGGGCTACTTCATGGCGCCGGAGGCGCTGCAGCAGCGGATCATGGCGAACAAGATGGACGGTGGAACCAACGCGCTGGCGAGCATGATCGTGGCCGAATACCTGGGCGATCACCTCTGGGACCACATCCGCGATGTAAATAAAGTCATGAAGGCGCGCAAGGACGCGTTAGTCGAGTCGCTGGCGACCCACTTCAGTGATCTGGGCGAGGAAGTATGGTGGACGGATCCGCCCGGCGGCATGTTCGTCTGGGTGCGGATACCGGCGGCTACGGACACCCGAAAAGCGCTGCAACTGGCCGCCGGACGGGGGGTTTACTACAGCCTCGGGCAGTCCTTCAGCGCCGGGAACGAGGATATTCCCTACCTGCGCATCGCTTTCGGATTCCCCACGATAGAGGATATCCGCGAAGGCGTGCCTATTCTCGCGGATTGCATTAAAGAAGCCCAGGGCAAGGACCTGGCGGCGTAG
- a CDS encoding creatininase family protein, whose translation MYMKLMRPHQLREAVERGDPLLVPAGCIETHGPHMAIGHDTIIVEEICARVAERLDVVISPPFDFGPTGYALGGPEDGTIDPDYASFGSYVKSILRNFLEMGFRRIYVMIMHQGMEAPLALAFKKAAAELSFEMVLAEGKPRGWWADARMSREARRFGRVEVHPMVLPASSPPAGGDHAGYNETSFLLATRPELVDQGRLDENAPWYCRQEEDRNSWTANAVHGEAMVEAVVDAWVEMLKG comes from the coding sequence ATGTACATGAAACTCATGCGTCCCCACCAGTTGCGCGAGGCGGTGGAACGGGGCGACCCGCTGCTGGTTCCCGCCGGCTGCATCGAGACCCACGGTCCCCACATGGCCATCGGTCACGATACGATCATCGTGGAGGAGATCTGCGCGCGGGTCGCGGAGCGTCTCGACGTAGTCATCTCGCCGCCCTTCGATTTCGGTCCAACCGGTTACGCCCTCGGCGGCCCCGAAGACGGCACCATCGATCCGGACTACGCATCCTTCGGGTCGTACGTGAAGTCGATCCTGCGCAACTTCCTGGAGATGGGCTTCCGGCGTATCTACGTGATGATCATGCACCAGGGCATGGAGGCGCCGCTGGCGCTGGCCTTCAAGAAGGCCGCGGCGGAGCTTTCCTTCGAAATGGTCCTGGCCGAAGGCAAACCGCGGGGATGGTGGGCGGATGCCAGGATGTCCAGGGAGGCTCGCCGGTTCGGCCGGGTCGAGGTACATCCCATGGTCCTTCCGGCGTCGTCCCCCCCGGCCGGCGGAGACCACGCCGGGTACAACGAGACCTCCTTCCTGCTGGCCACGCGCCCCGAACTGGTGGATCAGGGCCGCCTGGACGAGAACGCGCCGTGGTACTGCCGCCAGGAGGAGGACCGGAACAGCTGGACGGCCAACGCGGTCCATGGGGAAGCCATGGTCGAGGCGGTTGTGGATGCCTGGGTCGAGATGTTGAAGGGTTAG
- a CDS encoding phytanoyl-CoA dioxygenase family protein, whose translation MHPTPLTESQRRSFEEDGYLIVQGALDPAQIEALTETGDRLMDGFEYPDFYAHRRPGLVQEQPFLDLVTNERTVPLIVALLGFNIHITNTALIYKHPEAPGDTDQVNWHRDVGVSLDVGHVLLPFVGLKIGYCLTDFPGPDTGATMFVQGSNNMKSALPIRKGHVHPDEYVQPVLRAGDAFLFENRTYHAAGLNFTKQIAKVVIYGYHYRWIKPDHYMRFYNDAPQPDANLLKRTDDIGRQLLGGTVDSEGRDAPDGIDWAIRGWADRHGLDVAQHTHTIEA comes from the coding sequence ATGCATCCCACGCCTCTGACCGAGTCCCAACGACGTTCCTTTGAAGAGGACGGCTACCTGATCGTCCAGGGCGCGCTGGATCCTGCTCAGATCGAAGCGCTGACGGAGACGGGCGACCGGCTCATGGACGGGTTCGAGTACCCCGACTTCTACGCCCATCGCCGTCCCGGTCTCGTGCAGGAACAGCCCTTCCTGGACCTCGTAACGAACGAGCGCACGGTCCCGCTGATCGTCGCCCTCCTCGGCTTCAATATCCATATCACGAACACCGCGCTCATCTACAAGCACCCGGAGGCGCCCGGGGATACCGACCAGGTCAACTGGCACCGCGACGTGGGCGTTTCACTGGACGTCGGCCACGTGTTGCTTCCGTTCGTCGGCCTCAAGATCGGCTATTGCCTGACGGATTTCCCCGGCCCGGACACCGGGGCGACCATGTTCGTGCAAGGCAGCAACAACATGAAGTCCGCGCTGCCGATACGAAAGGGGCACGTCCATCCGGACGAATACGTGCAGCCGGTCCTTCGGGCAGGCGACGCTTTCCTTTTCGAAAACCGGACCTACCATGCGGCCGGATTGAATTTCACGAAGCAGATCGCCAAGGTCGTCATCTACGGCTATCACTACCGTTGGATCAAGCCCGATCACTACATGCGGTTCTACAACGACGCGCCGCAGCCCGATGCCAATCTGCTCAAGAGGACCGACGACATCGGACGCCAGTTGCTGGGAGGCACCGTGGATTCCGAAGGACGCGACGCGCCCGACGGTATCGACTGGGCCATCCGGGGATGGGCAGATCGGCACGGACTCGACGTGGCGCAGCACACGCATACCATAGAAGCCTGA
- a CDS encoding GNAT family N-acetyltransferase: MKIVEEPLTLPRLAEHGDVPIAYEVTSRLRPEPTESGLGGIRLVEEPVDPPYLKDYDATSEEGPARWLRRWDWDTSAWGLLAAYEGSRRVGGAVLARRTANVNMLEGRDDLAVLWDFRVHPDCRGAGVGRRLFEASVEWARRHGCVEMKIETQNTNVPACRFYARQGCRLSAIIERAYAEFPEEIQLIWRLPL; this comes from the coding sequence GTGAAGATCGTCGAAGAACCCTTAACCTTACCCCGTCTGGCCGAACACGGCGACGTGCCGATCGCCTACGAGGTGACATCGCGCCTGAGGCCCGAACCGACGGAAAGCGGCCTGGGCGGCATCAGATTGGTGGAAGAGCCGGTTGATCCCCCTTACTTGAAGGACTACGACGCCACGTCTGAAGAGGGCCCCGCCCGATGGCTCCGACGGTGGGACTGGGACACGTCGGCGTGGGGACTGCTCGCGGCCTACGAAGGTTCCCGGCGCGTGGGCGGAGCGGTGCTGGCCCGGCGTACGGCGAACGTGAATATGCTGGAGGGACGGGACGACCTGGCGGTGCTGTGGGACTTCCGTGTGCACCCGGACTGTCGCGGGGCCGGTGTGGGACGCCGGCTCTTTGAAGCATCCGTTGAATGGGCGCGGCGCCACGGCTGCGTCGAGATGAAAATAGAGACCCAGAATACCAACGTGCCCGCGTGCCGGTTCTACGCCCGCCAGGGATGCCGGCTAAGCGCCATCATCGAACGCGCCTACGCGGAGTTCCCTGAAGAGATCCAGTTGATCTGGCGGTTGCCGCTGTGA
- a CDS encoding SpoIIE family protein phosphatase, with translation MTKPLVLLLDDDTAMLDAVTLDLEGAFDVICVTGVEDCVDKIRDARGAVEVAVVDMWIETDREGGLDAIRGIRACDSPPECIVLTAYGTHANIVKCMETGAFSYVEKSGRAADDATGLLITTIHRAVETRRLKQLEAAQEQIKADERIKQDLQRAYEIQQSLLPPGDLHHAGMHFSGYCRPAENVGGDYYDYFVLPDDRVGLLIGDVTGHGFDASLIMAVACSCRSTQTRIDPDVAPVMDALNRIVQTTGPDWRLMTACYILIDPSTRGFFYANAGHHFPFHYRAETGKAEPMESTGLPLGVDADMAFPVVERSWSPGDVMVLFSDGIVEAENAAGDIFGEDRLQALVESHGQESPPELRQRIINALEAFCQGVPLLDDMTIAVAKL, from the coding sequence ATGACGAAACCCCTCGTTCTCCTCCTCGACGACGACACCGCCATGCTGGACGCGGTCACTCTTGATCTTGAAGGCGCCTTCGACGTGATCTGCGTCACCGGCGTGGAGGATTGCGTCGACAAGATCAGGGACGCCCGCGGCGCCGTGGAAGTGGCGGTCGTCGACATGTGGATCGAAACGGACCGGGAGGGCGGACTGGACGCGATCCGGGGCATCAGGGCCTGCGACTCGCCTCCCGAATGCATCGTGTTGACGGCCTACGGCACCCACGCCAACATCGTCAAGTGCATGGAGACCGGCGCCTTCAGCTACGTGGAGAAGTCGGGCCGCGCCGCCGACGACGCCACCGGCCTGCTGATCACGACCATCCACCGGGCCGTGGAAACCCGCCGCCTGAAACAGCTCGAGGCAGCCCAGGAGCAGATCAAGGCGGACGAACGTATCAAGCAGGACCTGCAGCGCGCCTACGAAATCCAGCAATCCCTGCTGCCCCCCGGGGACCTGCATCACGCCGGCATGCATTTCAGCGGGTACTGCCGCCCGGCCGAGAACGTGGGAGGCGACTACTACGACTACTTCGTACTGCCCGATGACCGGGTCGGACTGCTGATCGGCGACGTGACCGGACACGGGTTCGACGCGAGCCTGATCATGGCCGTGGCGTGCAGTTGCCGGTCCACGCAGACCCGGATAGACCCGGACGTGGCGCCGGTCATGGATGCCCTCAACCGGATCGTGCAGACGACCGGACCGGACTGGCGGTTGATGACGGCGTGCTACATCCTGATCGATCCGTCGACCCGCGGTTTCTTCTACGCCAACGCCGGCCATCATTTCCCCTTCCACTACCGCGCGGAGACCGGGAAAGCCGAACCGATGGAATCGACCGGACTGCCGCTCGGCGTAGACGCGGACATGGCCTTTCCGGTCGTCGAGCGGTCCTGGTCTCCGGGCGACGTGATGGTCCTCTTCTCGGACGGGATCGTCGAAGCGGAAAACGCCGCGGGGGACATATTCGGAGAAGACCGGTTGCAGGCCCTGGTGGAATCCCACGGACAGGAATCGCCGCCCGAATTGAGGCAGCGGATCATCAATGCCCTGGAGGCGTTCTGCCAGGGCGTCCCGCTGCTGGACGACATGACCATCGCCGTGGCGAAACTCTGA
- a CDS encoding GAF domain-containing protein — protein sequence MNEPSVPVDQLLALSRASDQMMRSVFHRDHSATLRTVTRCVHDLLDAEYCGIFLVPEDAPHELVLTAQYSDLSGHDDPSPVRLQIHSAPKGGMTGHIADQGDIVRLHGTQLTRSPFYSGNVREYLASKELRSLLAIPLKDHKDVVLGLVKVENKKSPDGSDGSGGSDGPGGPLSSDGFDEADEYIARILANKIVVVLEHLRTVSLNRDLVHAIHTTRDRASMLEEILHRSRALVRADRGDFVSWNETLGDLVIAAQLGEATLPAGSSAHSPSIVRRLWDDPSLTEIRVPDVSVDPDYHAIDDRTKCQIAVKLQFEGRPIGILSVESYEADAFDDHDLEMLHWLAHYAAIAYQVVGREAQFRGIVQRLVEHSPPRNEILNRILVSVRSIYGFTDGIIYIVDYTDQMLHCLSYIGCEGFDGDLSRLSFRFDEKALATKAFRDRKSYLCVDPQSDPQISPRALSILKFDVPIVVMPLLYDQKVVGVFTLWSQSGQVTPNERHLSEMEPFARLAAANIALSETERHRSTALESIQEILTLMQTELSREKNLRLILHGVQMAGFDRARIFEADETGGKLVGIDSVGMDDPDGFAGYTIIIKDNPYTDFVARQSRTRPSACWFDPADSAFHGRSPDAAALGKDDDLPWLAVPLVIAGQFYGLIGADNMRTRHDITRDHLEFMTVIGALAAQVIANSQTVELLRDRTRAEARSELAQRTLHALKTPAMATQIFLRHLNQEIGDETPHNGRAGELMNKIRGQIDRIAAIAEDMQRLTKLTLTPKRKVDINEIVRRTVMDGVIGETCEVEFDLADPPPFVEANVEEIDQVITELTGNAWKVMDYNGRIHVSTRLGLASQYPRLMRRKDGRYVLINVRDTGPGIPESVLKELFRPGVSTTGGSGLGLYAIQTIAAEHHGEVWLEDTGPGGATFTFALPVAGTGGSDR from the coding sequence ATGAACGAACCCAGCGTACCGGTTGACCAGCTCCTCGCGCTGTCCAGGGCCAGCGACCAGATGATGCGAAGCGTGTTCCACCGGGATCATAGCGCCACGCTGCGCACGGTGACCCGGTGTGTCCACGATCTCCTCGACGCCGAGTACTGCGGCATCTTCCTGGTCCCGGAGGACGCGCCCCACGAACTGGTGTTGACGGCGCAGTACTCGGACCTTTCCGGCCACGACGACCCGTCGCCCGTCCGGTTGCAGATTCACAGCGCCCCGAAGGGCGGCATGACCGGGCATATCGCCGACCAGGGCGACATCGTCCGCCTGCACGGGACGCAGCTCACCCGCAGTCCCTTCTACTCCGGCAACGTACGCGAGTACCTGGCCAGCAAGGAGTTGCGGTCCCTCCTGGCCATTCCCCTCAAAGATCATAAGGACGTCGTCCTGGGACTCGTCAAGGTGGAGAACAAGAAGTCGCCGGACGGCTCGGACGGCTCGGGCGGTTCGGATGGCCCGGGCGGTCCGCTCTCGTCGGACGGCTTCGATGAGGCGGACGAGTACATCGCCCGGATCCTGGCCAACAAGATCGTCGTCGTCCTGGAGCATCTCAGAACGGTCTCCCTCAACCGCGACCTGGTGCACGCCATCCACACGACCCGCGACCGCGCGTCCATGCTAGAGGAGATCCTGCATCGCAGCCGGGCGCTGGTTCGGGCCGACCGGGGCGACTTCGTCTCCTGGAACGAAACACTGGGCGACCTGGTCATCGCCGCTCAACTGGGAGAGGCAACCTTACCGGCGGGAAGTTCCGCCCACAGTCCCAGTATCGTGCGCCGTCTCTGGGACGATCCGTCGCTTACGGAGATCCGCGTCCCGGACGTATCGGTCGACCCGGACTATCACGCCATAGACGACAGGACGAAATGCCAGATCGCGGTCAAGCTCCAGTTCGAGGGCCGGCCCATCGGCATCCTGAGCGTGGAATCTTACGAGGCGGACGCCTTTGACGACCACGACCTGGAGATGCTGCACTGGCTCGCTCATTACGCGGCGATCGCCTACCAGGTCGTCGGACGGGAAGCCCAGTTCAGGGGGATCGTCCAGCGCCTGGTCGAACATTCGCCGCCCCGCAACGAGATCCTGAATCGGATTCTGGTCAGCGTGCGGTCGATCTACGGGTTCACGGACGGCATCATCTACATCGTAGACTACACGGACCAGATGCTCCACTGCCTGTCCTACATCGGTTGCGAGGGCTTCGACGGCGATCTTTCCCGCCTGAGCTTCCGTTTCGACGAGAAGGCGCTGGCGACCAAGGCGTTCCGGGACCGGAAGAGCTATCTCTGCGTCGATCCGCAGTCGGATCCCCAAATCAGCCCCCGCGCCCTGAGTATACTGAAATTCGACGTGCCCATCGTCGTCATGCCGCTGCTGTACGATCAGAAGGTCGTGGGCGTATTCACCCTGTGGAGCCAGAGCGGCCAGGTCACGCCAAACGAGCGCCATCTGAGCGAAATGGAACCCTTTGCCCGGCTCGCCGCCGCGAACATCGCGCTGTCGGAGACCGAGCGCCACCGCAGCACGGCCCTGGAATCCATCCAGGAGATCCTGACCCTGATGCAGACCGAGTTGTCCAGGGAGAAGAACCTGCGCCTCATTCTCCACGGCGTGCAGATGGCCGGCTTCGACCGGGCGCGCATATTCGAAGCCGACGAAACGGGAGGAAAACTCGTGGGCATCGACTCGGTCGGCATGGACGACCCGGACGGTTTCGCGGGCTATACGATCATCATCAAGGACAATCCTTACACGGACTTCGTGGCCAGGCAATCCAGGACCAGGCCCTCGGCCTGTTGGTTCGACCCCGCCGATTCCGCGTTCCATGGCCGCTCTCCCGACGCGGCGGCGCTTGGCAAGGACGACGATCTGCCGTGGCTGGCCGTGCCGCTGGTCATCGCGGGACAGTTCTACGGCCTGATCGGGGCGGACAACATGCGCACCCGCCACGATATCACCCGGGACCACCTTGAATTCATGACCGTCATAGGCGCGCTGGCTGCGCAGGTCATCGCGAATTCCCAGACCGTGGAACTCCTGCGCGACCGTACCCGGGCCGAAGCGCGCAGCGAACTGGCCCAGCGGACGCTGCACGCCCTGAAGACACCGGCGATGGCCACGCAGATCTTCCTGAGGCACCTCAACCAGGAGATCGGCGACGAGACGCCGCACAACGGCCGGGCGGGGGAGCTCATGAACAAGATCCGGGGACAGATCGACCGTATCGCCGCGATCGCCGAGGATATGCAGCGCCTGACCAAGCTGACCCTCACCCCGAAGCGGAAAGTGGATATCAACGAGATCGTGCGGCGTACGGTCATGGACGGCGTGATCGGCGAGACCTGCGAGGTGGAATTCGATCTCGCGGACCCGCCCCCCTTCGTGGAGGCCAACGTGGAGGAGATCGACCAGGTGATCACCGAGCTGACCGGCAATGCCTGGAAGGTCATGGACTACAACGGACGCATCCACGTTTCCACGCGGCTCGGCCTCGCTTCGCAATATCCCCGGCTGATGCGCCGGAAGGACGGTCGGTACGTATTGATCAACGTCCGCGACACGGGGCCCGGAATCCCGGAATCCGTGCTCAAGGAACTTTTCAGGCCGGGCGTGTCCACGACCGGCGGTTCCGGACTCGGGCTCTATGCCATACAGACCATTGCCGCGGAACACCACGGCGAAGTCTGGCTCGAAGACACGGGCCCGGGCGGCGCCACCTTTACCTTCGCCCTGCCCGTAGCGGGCACAGGCGGCTCCGACCGGTGA